The sequence below is a genomic window from Candidatus Margulisiibacteriota bacterium.
CTACAAGAGAGCCGACATTACTTTGAATACGGAAAATGTTACCGCGTTCAGAAAGAATGTCAAAACTCTGGCTAACAGGTTGAGTGTCGGAGCCGAGATTGCCGGCCGCCGGATCGTTCAGATACTGACTACCGCTCCCGGCAACGGTGCCGCTATCGGCGGCACGAAAGTGATTTTAGATGACGGCTCCTGGTTCGCGGCCCGCGCTTCCGGTACCGAACTGAAGGGTAAGCTTTACATCGAAAGCTACCAGGGCGAAGAGCACTGGCAGACAATCCACGATCAGGTTTATCCGATGCTGATGGGGGTCTAAATCTGCTATAATTTAAAACTATGGCGGATAATCAGCACTTCAATCTGGTTCAAAGTTTTCTCGAGCTCAAGAATTATCAAAAGTCATATAAGCCTGACCTCAAGACCTCATTTATAAGACGCGCGGTTAGGACCGAGCATCTCTATTTTGACTATTCTCGCCAGTTAGTCGATGAAACCGTGATCGGCCTGCTGCTTCGTTTAGCCGAAGAGACCGGCTTGCGAGCGAAGATCAAGGACATGTTCAACGGCGGAAAGGTCAACGTGACCGAGGGACGCCAGGTTCTTCATGTCGCCTTGCGGGATCCGGACCATCATCCGGAAGTCAAAGAAGTCCTGGCCAAGATCAAGAAATTCGCCGCGCAAAATAAGTTAAATAATATCGTTGCCATCGGCATCGGCGGATCATATCTCGGACCGGAGTACCTGGCGGAAGCTTGCGCCCCCTATGCGATCAAAGGGAAAAAACTGGTCTTCATTGCCAATGTTGATGGGACCGATTTTGCCCGGAAAACAGCCGGTCTTGACCCTGAAGATACGCTGGTGGTGGTGATTTCCAAAACATTTACCACCGCCGAAACAATGAAGAACGCCGAAACCGCCAAGCAATGGCTGCAATCGTCACTCGGTTCTTCACCCGACGTTATTAAAAAACATTTTGTCGCGGTTTCGACAGCCAAAGATAAAGTTGAGGCCTTTGGGATCGACCCGGAGAATATGTTCGGTTTTTGGGACTGGGTTGGCGGCCGCTTTAGCGCGACTTCGGCCGTCGGCGCGGTGCCCCTTTCACTCTATCTCGGTTACGATAATTTCGAACAAATACTTAAAGGGGCTAACTGGCTGGACACGCACTTTTTGCATGCCCCCTTTGAAGAGAATATCCCGGTCCTCTCGGCCCTGCTCGATATCTGGAACATCAACTTCCTGGGGGTCAAGACCCGGGCGCTCCTCCCCTATTCCCAAAGCTTGGGCAAACTGCCGGCGCATACCCAGCAGGTCGAGATGGAGAGCAACGGCAAGTCGGTCGATCTGGATGGCAAATCTTTATCGTTTGATACGGGCGAGGTCGTTTTTGGCGAACCGGGGACGAACGGCCAACATTCTTTTTATCAATTAA
It includes:
- the pgi gene encoding glucose-6-phosphate isomerase, with the protein product MADNQHFNLVQSFLELKNYQKSYKPDLKTSFIRRAVRTEHLYFDYSRQLVDETVIGLLLRLAEETGLRAKIKDMFNGGKVNVTEGRQVLHVALRDPDHHPEVKEVLAKIKKFAAQNKLNNIVAIGIGGSYLGPEYLAEACAPYAIKGKKLVFIANVDGTDFARKTAGLDPEDTLVVVISKTFTTAETMKNAETAKQWLQSSLGSSPDVIKKHFVAVSTAKDKVEAFGIDPENMFGFWDWVGGRFSATSAVGAVPLSLYLGYDNFEQILKGANWLDTHFLHAPFEENIPVLSALLDIWNINFLGVKTRALLPYSQSLGKLPAHTQQVEMESNGKSVDLDGKSLSFDTGEVVFGEPGTNGQHSFYQLIHQGTQIVPCDFIGFIKPQYQLGESSPTSVTHHEELMTNFFAQPDALAFGKQDDYLPKNFSGNRPSSSLLLKELTPFTAGLLLAWTEHRAAAKGFIWGINSFDQFGVELGKKLGVEQRNRILKYHATKTIDIDGLNDSTAILLKSFLTEKLPG